From the genome of Geminocystis herdmanii PCC 6308, one region includes:
- a CDS encoding PilN domain-containing protein: protein MYNIDINFLKDRKLDATGSTMALKKKVTPKTIQLPIIIGAGVAVAFIAATGGALFLLNNQKTSTNQTIAELDVEIQRLQGQNAQVKQIETEIATVTNEVAILVSVFKQIKPWSAMLSEISSVTPTNLQIQGITQSGNRTLTINGYADSYDQVNDFLLTLKNSRFLNGEKTTLTTTSMVANPGNVVFDRSQIITNANNPINQNTENSVEIELPEVVSYTINTEINDISSEELLNQLNARGAIGLVSRLTYLQRKGALDLEPVVQPETPPAEGETPPAEGATP, encoded by the coding sequence ATGTACAACATCGATATTAATTTCCTTAAAGATCGTAAATTAGATGCCACAGGTAGCACTATGGCATTGAAGAAAAAGGTAACACCAAAAACAATTCAGTTACCGATAATTATTGGTGCTGGAGTGGCTGTGGCTTTTATTGCTGCCACAGGAGGTGCTTTATTTTTGTTAAACAATCAAAAAACCTCCACTAATCAAACGATCGCCGAGTTGGACGTTGAAATCCAGAGACTACAAGGACAAAATGCTCAAGTTAAACAAATAGAAACGGAAATTGCCACGGTTACTAATGAAGTAGCCATTCTTGTGAGCGTCTTTAAACAGATTAAACCTTGGTCTGCTATGCTATCAGAAATTAGTAGTGTAACACCCACTAATTTGCAGATTCAAGGCATTACTCAGTCTGGTAATAGAACTCTTACGATTAATGGTTATGCTGATTCTTATGATCAAGTTAATGACTTTCTCTTAACTCTCAAAAATTCTCGTTTCCTCAATGGAGAAAAGACAACATTAACTACTACCTCTATGGTGGCAAATCCGGGTAATGTTGTTTTTGATCGATCGCAAATTATCACAAATGCCAATAATCCTATCAATCAAAATACCGAGAATTCTGTAGAAATAGAATTACCCGAAGTGGTAAGCTATACCATTAACACAGAAATAAATGATATATCATCGGAGGAATTACTAAATCAACTCAATGCCAGAGGTGCCATCGGTCTTGTATCCAGATTAACTTATTTACAAAGAAAAGGAGCATTAGATTTAGAACCTGTAGTGCAACCTGAAACACCACCAGCAGAAGGAGAAACACCACCAGCAGAAGGAGCAACCCCATGA
- the pilM gene encoding type IV pilus assembly protein PilM, whose protein sequence is MFSFFDGLLGGGSSGVGIEINPDKITLAQLTKKGQQYKLLKYHSIDVPDNIFEEGQIVDSSGLAELIDQLLKEAKVKPKQIATAVPMKESIIRIIPIPAELNDQELRDMVLNHEASLYLPYPREEVDLDYQKLGYFVDDDGIEKVQVLLVATRREVTDLYLETFQQASLKVNVLEINSFALIRTIKEQLKQFSSSEAVVLVDIEFDTTEIAIIVEGVPQFSRTIPIGTYQMQTALAQAMNLPTAKNTELLQEITIPNNPEQTTTNTTSSQTWINPGMDSLLRVLGELVDELRRSINFYLNQSGDVEVVQLLLAGPGSGLAQIDEFFTKKLSLPAMQIDPLSALSLTIKEDLSVMERAGLGTVIGLGMRMS, encoded by the coding sequence ATGTTCAGTTTTTTTGACGGTTTGCTTGGTGGAGGTAGTAGTGGCGTTGGGATAGAAATCAATCCCGACAAAATTACTTTAGCTCAACTAACCAAAAAAGGACAACAATATAAACTTTTGAAATACCACTCGATCGATGTTCCCGACAATATTTTTGAGGAAGGGCAAATAGTCGATTCTTCTGGTTTAGCAGAATTAATTGATCAATTATTAAAAGAAGCGAAAGTAAAACCCAAACAAATCGCTACTGCTGTACCGATGAAGGAGTCGATCATTCGTATTATTCCTATTCCTGCGGAATTAAATGATCAAGAATTGCGAGATATGGTATTAAATCATGAAGCTAGTCTTTATCTACCTTATCCCAGAGAAGAAGTCGATCTCGATTATCAAAAATTGGGTTACTTTGTAGATGATGATGGTATTGAAAAAGTACAGGTTTTATTAGTGGCGACTCGGCGAGAAGTGACTGATTTATACTTAGAGACTTTTCAACAAGCGAGTTTAAAAGTTAATGTGCTAGAAATTAATAGTTTTGCTTTAATAAGAACTATTAAGGAACAGTTAAAACAATTTTCTTCTAGTGAAGCAGTAGTTTTAGTGGATATTGAATTTGATACCACCGAAATCGCTATTATTGTGGAAGGTGTACCTCAATTTTCTCGTACTATTCCCATTGGTACTTATCAAATGCAAACAGCTTTAGCCCAAGCAATGAATTTACCAACGGCTAAAAATACAGAATTACTGCAAGAGATTACCATTCCCAATAATCCAGAACAAACCACGACTAATACTACAAGTAGTCAAACATGGATTAATCCGGGTATGGATTCTCTGTTAAGGGTTTTAGGGGAATTAGTGGATGAGTTGCGTCGATCGATCAACTTCTATCTTAATCAAAGTGGTGACGTAGAAGTAGTACAATTGCTCTTAGCCGGACCGGGTTCTGGATTAGCTCAAATAGATGAGTTTTTTACCAAAAAATTAAGTCTTCCAGCTATGCAAATTGATCCCTTATCCGCCTTGTCTTTAACTATTAAAGAGGATTTATCCGTCATGGAAAGAGCTGGATTAGGTACAGTTATCGGTTTAGGTATGAGGATGAGTTAA